One Brassica napus cultivar Da-Ae chromosome C4, Da-Ae, whole genome shotgun sequence genomic region harbors:
- the LOC106395091 gene encoding mitogen-activated protein kinase kinase kinase 20-like: MRPNRKKPKIDQTKPEMKFIKSLGKGTYGSVDLFSYTKDDGSTFYNAVKISDSNYYNSINREFKILSALRGCQGIVQSFGNSLLQETDSNGKKVYKMAIEYAAGGNLTDFIRINRKLSDTIVKDFTRMLLQGLVLVHDHGYVHCDLKPENLLLFPRHDQETRFCSYELKISDFGLTIKAGEESVCWETKSPFVGTPLYMSPESVRDGTTVEKTLDLWSLGCVVLEMCVGKHPWSGFSVDDIKSRLLCGKAPEIPETVPCDARKFVEKCFARKPEERGSASELLLHPFLNGERKVDGAGGGGGERRRVGLRIRKQPERFEDIAKKSLKLKIISSKSSQFKRVSNKPQKVKIGRP; the protein is encoded by the coding sequence ATGCGACCTAACAGAAAGAAACCAAAGATTGATCAGACCAAACCAGAGATGAAGTTCATCAAGTCTCTAGGAAAGGGTACGTACGGCTCCGTAGATCTCTTTAGCTACACCAAAGACGACGGCTCAACGTTCTACAACGCCGTGAAGATCTCTGATTCTAATTACTACAACTCTATCAACAGAGAGTTTAAGATCCTCTCGGCACTCAGAGGATGTCAAGGAATCGTGCAatcttttggtaactcactgcTTCAAGAAACCGATTCCAACGGAAAGAAAGTCTACAAGATGGCCATAGAGTACGCAGCTGGTGGTAACCTAACCGACTTCATCCGAATAAACCGAAAGTTATCGGACACGATCGTTAAAGACTTCACTCGGATGCTTCTCCAAGGGTTAGTGTTGGTACATGATCACGGTTACGTCCACTGCGATCTTAAACCGGAGAATCTCCTTCTCTTCCCGCGTCACGATCAAGAAACGCGGTTTTGCTCGTACGAGTTAAAGATTTCGGATTTTGGATTGACGATAAAGGCAGGAGAGGAGTCCGTTTGTTGGGAAACCAAATCTCCGTTTGTCGGAACGCCGTTATACATGTCTCCGGAGTCGGTACGGGACGGTACCACCGTGGAGAAAACCCTAGACTTGTGGTCGTTAGGTTGCGTGGTGTTGGAGATGTGTGTAGGTAAGCATCCGTGGtcagggtttagtgttgatgatATAAAGTCTCGTTTGTTGTGTGGGAAGGCGCCGGAGATTCCAGAGACTGTGCCGTGTGACGCAAGGAAGTTTGTGGAGAAGTGTTTCGCAAGAAAGCCTGAAGAGAGGGGAAGTGCTTCTGAGCTGTTGTTGCATCCGTTCTTGAACGGAGAGAGGAAGGTGGATGGTgccggcggcggcggcggagagAGGAGGCGGGTGGGGTTGAGGATCAGAAAACAACCGGAGAGGTTTGAAGATATTGCAAAGAAGTCATTAAAATTGAAGATTATTTCATCGAAGTCCTCGCAGTTTAAAAGAGTTTCGAATAAACCCCAAAAGGTTAAGATTGGTCGTCCTTGA